AGTGATTCATGATGGTACAGTTCGTCGAAAGACATCCTGTATTTGCGAAAGGAAATACAATAATGTAAAAGGCTAGGAAATCAGTTGATCAAGCCAATCCTCCAACCCATCTTCATCAATAGCACTTGGAGGCACTGCCGATTCAGTGCTGTTCTCTCCTGTCGATTTGAACGTATCCGTACGAAGATTGGGTCCTAGCCAAACTCCCGTGTCTTCGGCTTTGCTAGAAGAAACTGTGGGCAGGATGCCAACTTTCTTATCTATCGTGGCTGTTCCAGTGCCGACCAGGCCGATGCTCGAATGTACTTGTTGTGCAAAAGGATCGTAGGATCCGCTCGACTTTTGTGTTGCTTCTTTAAGTTGGCTAGAGGAGGCCACCAGCAAGGATTCTTGCGGATTCTTTCCCTCATTCGGCATCTCGGATTCGTGTTCCAATTCGTCTAGCGCAACATCCCCTTCTTCGTCACgttcttctgcttcttccgaAATGCGACGATCTTCCGAAAGCAACCGCTTTTGCTCTATCGATCCGTCCACAAAAAGAGTAGCGAGCAAATGTTTAGGCATTCTCCAGGTCTCGTGCAAGGGCATCTGCTGCAAACACACGGATAGCGACTTCACATCCAGGGTACTCGAATCACGCCAATTTAGCAGCTCGTTGTCCCCTTTTTCCTCGACAGGAATTCGCGAAATAGCCAGTGAAGTCGCGTTGTCGTGCATTTGCAGTATAATGTCGGCCGCATCTTCTCGTCGCGTTTGGGAGTCGTGCGGTGAGGTCGAGGCGGAATTCTTCGCGGACGGCGCTGCGGTGAAAGAAGCGGCATCCGCCTGGCGCTGGCGCTGCCCTCTTCCTCGACCTCCCGCGCCGCCGCCCCGTCCACGACCACGGCCTTTGGTGCGATTGAATAACACCTGTGAGCGACCCATTGCGCCAAATTAGAATACCATGGAAGGTCAAGTAGAAAGGGTTGTGCCACTGCCTGCCGAAATACGATAGAATCGAAAACTCGTGTTGTCCTCGCGTGTGCTTACACAGTTCATTCGTTTCTAGCTAGTATATGTCGCAAGTCGACTCTTTTTCATGGTTAAAAACTAGTTCCGATAATTCCAAAAGAGTGGACATTCTGATGTGTCGCACCCCTTTGGTGTCATATCTGTCGGCAGTGTCGGGCCACGCGAGCGGGAACCGCAGCTCTCGGTAACTTTTCTCGTGTGTGTACGAGAGAATCTCgtgccgccaacgccgtACAAACGCTTTGCAGCAGATCCGGTTGCAGCTTCTTCCcatttccaattcttcgttTGTATCCTTGCTGTGTCTTGCTACTGTTGGAATCAACGCTGTTCTGATCCAATCTGACGTTGCTGTATCTAGGTGTCAAACTGATTGACAATGGAGGACACTGCCGACGCTCAAAGCACGTCGGTCTCTTCGGTAGACAGTGGGAATATCGAAACGGCTTCGActgcttcctcctcttcgcCGACTCCGCCCGAGCGGCAACAACAGATGCCTCCTCCGCCTCCGCCTTCTAATACTTCCACGCTCGACCCGGAAAAGACATATCAAGATCTGGAAGCTTGGTTGGCAAAGCTGACAGTCGGAACTCCCTTGACTGAGCAAGAAGTTAAAAATCTTACCTCTCTGGCGCGCGAGCGGTTACTGCAAGAGTCTAACGTGCAGCCCGTGCCAGCACCGGTGACCATTTGTGGCGACATTCATGGACAGTGGCACGACCTGATGGAGCTATTTCGTATTGGTGGGTCTGCACCCGATACAAATTACCTATTCATGGGCGATTACGTCGATCGTGGCTATTACTCTGTGGAAACGGTGTCCTTGCTTGTCTGTCTCAAAGTGCGATATCCCGATCGGGTCTTTATTCTCCGCGGCAACCACGAAAGTCGTCAAATTACGCAAGTGTACGGATTTTATGATGAGTGTGTGAGAAAATATGGATCGGCAAATGTTTGGAAACTTTTCACGGACCTCTTTGATTACTTTCCTCTCACGGCGGTGGTAGAAAATGCCATTTTTTGTCTACACGGTGGTTTGTCCCCTTCGATTGATACATTGGATCATGTGCGCCAGCTAGACCGCGTGCAAGAAGTACCCCACGAAGGACCCATGTGCGATTTGCTCTGGTCGGATCCGGACGATCGATCTGGTTGGGGCATCAGTCCTCGGGGAGCCGGTTTTACGTTTGGTGCCGACGTTTCCGCAGCGTTCAACGCTCGCAATGGCCTACAAACGGTAGCTCGGGCCCATCAACTCGTCATGGAGGGATACAATTGGAGTCACGAGGGGTCTGTGGTGACCATTTTCAGTGCACCGAACTATTGTTACCGCTGCGGTAATCAAGCCGCGATTCTGGAAGTCGACGAAATGCTCT
The genomic region above belongs to Phaeodactylum tricornutum CCAP 1055/1 chromosome 16, whole genome shotgun sequence and contains:
- a CDS encoding predicted protein, producing the protein MEDTADAQSTSVSSVDSGNIETASTASSSSPTPPERQQQMPPPPPPSNTSTLDPEKTYQDLEAWLAKLTVGTPLTEQEVKNLTSLARERLLQESNVQPVPAPVTICGDIHGQWHDLMELFRIGGSAPDTNYLFMGDYVDRGYYSVETVSLLVCLKVRYPDRVFILRGNHESRQITQVYGFYDECVRKYGSANVWKLFTDLFDYFPLTAVVENAIFCLHGGLSPSIDTLDHVRQLDRVQEVPHEGPMCDLLWSDPDDRSGWGISPRGAGFTFGADVSAAFNARNGLQTVARAHQLVMEGYNWSHEGSVVTIFSAPNYCYRCGNQAAILEVDEMLSNKQFLQFDPAPRRGEPHSANARKTPEYFL
- a CDS encoding predicted protein, whose protein sequence is MGRSQVLFNRTKGRGRGRGGGAGGRGRGQRQRQADAASFTAAPSAKNSASTSPHDSQTRREDAADIILQMHDNATSLAISRIPVEEKGDNELLNWRDSSTLDVKSLSVCLQQMPLHETWRMPKHLLATLFVDGSIEQKRLLSEDRRISEEAEERDEEGDVALDELEHESEMPNEGKNPQESLLVASSSQLKEATQKSSGSYDPFAQQVHSSIGLVGTGTATIDKKVGILPTVSSSKAEDTGVWLGPNLRTDTFKSTGENSTESAVPPSAIDEDGLEDWLDQLIS